A region from the Ptychodera flava strain L36383 chromosome 12, AS_Pfla_20210202, whole genome shotgun sequence genome encodes:
- the LOC139145545 gene encoding uncharacterized protein, which produces MWEDGGTLRYQLTAFDADDDVITFHLDPASPHSAESVKVSADGEFTYRPCLDCYGVDYVTVIAREDRDDDFEELSTVSTIEMNIRGVNDNPELLFSVNHRSVLNNDHNAPTTTTAEQRHADDDFYLGLEAVVGAFDPDTSDMLTLTFDPPEHGELIIGSQHTQVTFIDGDCSGPMNITDEHLSVQSPDVPIVVFPCGLVIPHERDRLAWVFSALEYTPFVDFTGKDSFKINAVDQDGAYSQVAVIDVFVLVNPCMNGGVCTGPEHDPDCSSTERTSGFDGYSCSCPPGFTGTLCETELSLCYSNPCPYNYTCVDLGEAHSCHCENVNWPCSGATPASYTALIGVVFVVIILIALTIIGCRRLHQKKKKMTVVAPEPIETTCQPVLGETEMKNLTARSPSPAQDEQHSIPEDRRELETEDTTTVSDVQEDNCELEEEDIDETIVLEATNPTEETQVDKNDGKVEETAMMGTSLTQVSGVTGTNNNNMIHHQGEKLKVAPVTLERFGFVNRPFAPRAAWALAGNDEQPVTLNDLETEA; this is translated from the exons ATGTGGGAAGATGGAGGCACTCTAAGATATCAACTTACGGCCTTTGATGcggatgatgacgtcataacgTTTCATCTCGATCCAGCATCACCGCATTCTGCTGAGAGTGTGAAAGTGTCCGCTGATGGTGAGTTCACGTACAGGCCATGTTTAGATTGTTACGGCGTCGACTATGTTACAGTTATTGCACGAGAAGACAGGGATGACGACTTTGAAGAACTCTCGACGGTTTCCACCATTGAAATGAATATAAGGGGAGTTAATGACAATCCCGAACTGTTGTTTTCTGTCAATCACAGAAGTGTTCTCAACAACGATCACAACGCGCCAACAACAACGACAGCAGAACAGCGTCATGCTGATGATGACTTCTACCTTGGACTTGAAGCTGTTGTTGGAGCATTTGATCCAGACACATCTGACATGCTTACATTAACCTTTGATCCCCCAGAACACGGTGAACTTATAATTGGATCGCAGCACACCCAAGTTACCTTCATTGATGGTGACTGCAGTGGTCCAATGAATATAACCGACGAACACCTCTCTGTCCAAAGTCCCGACGTACCAATAGTCGTGTTTCCTTGTGGACTCGTGATTCCTCATGAGCGAGACAGACTGGCTTGGGTCTTCAGCGCCTTAGAGTACACGCCTTTCGTTGACTTCACCGGGAAAGACTCGTTCAAAATCAACGCGGTCGATCAAGACGGTGCATATTCTCAGGTTGCTGTGATTGACGTGTTTGTCCTTGTCAACCCATGTATGAATGGTGGAGTATGCACCGGACCAGAGCATGATCCAGATTGCTCCAGCACAGAGAGAACAAGTGGATTTGACGGGTATTCGTGCAGCTGCCCTCCAGGTTTTACTGGAACACTGTGTGAGACTGAACTTAGCTTGTGTTATTCAAATCCATGCCCTTACAACTACACATGTGTCGACCTG GGAGAAGCTCATTCTTGTCATTGTGAAAATGTCAACTGGCCATGTAGCGGGGCAACACCAGCTTCGTACACTGCTTTGATTGGCGTTGTATTTGTTGTTATCATCCTCATCGCACTTACAATCATTGGATGTCGCAGACTTCaccaaaagaagaaaaagatgACGGTTGTTGC ACCTGAACCAATAGAGACAACATGTCAACCAGTTTTGGGCGAAACGGAAATGAAGAATTTGACCGCAAGATCCCCGTCTCCCGCTCAAGACGAACAACATAGTATCCCTGAAGATCGACGAGAACTCGAAACTGAAGACACCACGACCGTGTCTGATGTTCAAGAGGATAATTGTGAATTGGAAGAGGAAGATATAGATGAGACGATCGTCCTGGAAGCAACAAATCCTACTGAGGAGACACAAGTTGACAAGAATGATGGCAAGGTGGAGGAGACTGCCATGATGGGAACAAGTCTGACACAGGTGTCAGGAGTTACTGGcacaaacaataacaatatg ATACATCATCAAGGAGAGAAGCTGAAAGTAGCTCCCGTTACACTTGAACGATTTGGATTCGTCAACAGACCATTCGCTCCG AGAGCTGCATGGGCACTTGCTGGCAACGATGAACAACCTGTAACTCTGAATGATCTTGAAACAGAGGCCTAA
- the LOC139146238 gene encoding uncharacterized protein, with translation MNIYGSVSQTVITTVGGKYKISFYASHLPGLTTSLLSQEGYIRLPGIQRVFKLFQRSARTQSQLDWYEHVYYFTATAALSDITIGSFGDKSGISLDDVRLYPLHSNSKQESSESLDPIHVHIRTDGKEFSLHASWTITDRESPIVDYMIAIGTVKGGTQLQEFRSVGRSSQVSVNDLSLTHGLPVYVTVVAKNAADLTAVFYSEPIMVDITPPDICCVGDGPNEDEDLTHQTSSVISVHWRVSDPESGIEYCEWAVGRAPSSSTLSPFTRTATLYSATVDLENLLHHAETVYCTVRCKNFVGLVSEIVSSGVTIVKEAPHSHDATLRVVISSPTVYDARENHQTEVNSISIAWDGFSDLSGISNFECNLVSDKGQTPERSRIVGNRGENTVVLKGLSLKSYKTYQVQLRAVNYGGFKSEPVISNVTIETCPPYLTGKFIDNGIL, from the exons ATGAACATCTATGGCAGCGTATCACAGACGGTCATAACCACAGTTGGCGGAAAGTACAAAATTTCATTCTACGCAAGTCATTTGCCCGGGTTGACCACTTCACTTCTGTCACAAGAGGGATATATTCGCCTTCCGGGTATACAACGAGTCTTTAAATTGTTCCAAAGAAGTGCCAGGACTCAGAGTCAGTTGGACTGGTATGAGCATGTCTATTACTTCACAGCTACGGCAGCGTTATCAGACATTACTATTGGCTCCTTTGGAGATAAAAGTG GTATTTCACTAGATGACGTACGTCTTTATCCCTTGCACTCCAACTCTAAACAAGAGAGTAGCGAATCACTTGATCCCATCCATGTGCATATTCGTACAGATGGCAAGGAATTTTCTCTGCATGCAAGCTGGACTATCACTGACCGAGAAAGTCCGATAGTAGACTACATGATCGCAATTGGTACTGTTAAAG GAGGGACACAGTTACAAGAATTTCGATCTGTTGGTCGTTCGTCTCAAGTATCAGTGAATGACCTTTCACTGACACACGGTTTACCAGTTTACGTCACCGTTGTGGCAAAGAATGCCGCTGATCTGACTGCAGTGTTCTACTCTGAACCAATCATGGTTGACATCACACCTCCAGACATTTGTTGTGTCGGG GATGGTCCTAATGAGGATGAAGATCTCACTCACCAGACATCGTCTGTGATCTCAGTTCATTGGAGGGTTAGTGACCCTGAGAGTGGAATCGAGTATTGTGAATGGGCCGTAG GAAGAGCGCCATCGTCTTCAACACTGTCTCCCTTCACAAGAACAGCAACCTTGTATTCTGCTACAGTAGATCTTGAAAATCTCCTACATCATGCGGAGACTGTGTACTGCACTGTGCGATGTAAAAACTTCGTAGGGTTGGTCAGTGAGATTGTGTCCAGTGGAGTCACCATCGTCAAGGAGGCACCTCACTCCCATGATGCAACGCTTCGTGTCGTCATTTCCTCCCCAACCGTGTACGATGCGCGAGAAAATCATCAAACAGAAGTTAATAGTATCAGTATTGCATGGGATGGATTTTCCGATTTGTCTGGTATATCCAACTTCGAG TGTAATTTGGTGTCCGACAAAGGACAGACGCCAGAGAGATCGAGGATCGTCGGGAACAGAGGTGAAAACACTGTAGTGTTGAAGGGTCTTTCCTTGAAGTCCTATAAAACCTATCAAGTACAGTTACGGGCCGTTAACTATGGCGGGTTTAAGAGTGAACCCGTCATATCGAATGTCACAATAGAGACGTGTCCACCATATCTTACAGGTAAATTTATCGATAATGGAATACTGTAA